Below is a genomic region from Cloeon dipterum chromosome 2, ieCloDipt1.1, whole genome shotgun sequence.
TATAGTACGTCAAGACGcatagtaaaatttataaaataattttggttttcaatcAGATTGAAGTTGTAGAGCaaactaaataatattgatgTTATTCTCACGATGAAACCATAAAATacacattcaaaatttaattgcaaaatacaaaatgtgttAGAAAGGGTGACAACTTGACTACAAAGACCCTGTCCGCGGGATTACAAAAGCTGGGTTGAGCCCTCGTGGATTAAAAATGACATCGCTGATaagagaaaaaactttttcttcTTATTATTTCCAGTTGATCAGTTCACCACAGTAAAGCTTAACccaagaagaaaatttttatccaacagATTGATATCCTTTGATTACTTCGGATATCAGATTTCTTGCTGGATTCTAAcgtacaaaaattcaaatatgcaGTGCGGATTTATacagagcaaaattttcattgaaatgaaTCGATGCAGGCTATAAACATACATCATTGCGCTACAATATTAACGTCAGGATCATTTTTCCGCTTTTATTGACGGTTTATTTGTGCAATATTTGACCGTATAAGGCGTTATTTGGCATTTAAAGCCGCCGAAATTAGTATGCCTGAGCTGTTATTGTTATTTAGTACAGAATCATGACGTTTATTGCATGTTAATAAACCGAACATGCAGCGTTATTTGGCGTGTTTGCAAAAGTAGAGGTAGCCAAATAGATTGCAATTACGACACCTTTCTCGCACTCGAAGAAATTTCGAGCTCTCCTTCAATCTCCGTTAATTTATCCGGCCTTGCGGCATTTTCAACAAAGAGTGCAATAAAACAATCATAATTTAGAAGCACACTCTACTAGTGCGTTCGCCGGGACGGGAATGTATCAGGACTCCCGGAAtctcccgggaattcccggtgCCAGGAGCCAAATTTTTGGAAGGGAACCACGGTCGGGACGGGAGTGGGAAAGTTTTTCcgggagcgggaattcccggtAACCTagtcaaaattcatatttcacaactagcttataattttcataaaatgattaaaaaaaattgttaggaatgttttgtatattagatatttttcacggTTTGATAACTTTATTAACTgtcctaatttcaatttgcggagTACAAGCTGCAATATTTCTTTTCTGTCATCCaatattactaaaaatgttacagaattttctttcattgacGTGTGATGATTATCGCAACTTAAAAGAGTCGAAAGAGTAGTTCTTGATCAATATAAAATGCATTCTTTTAGGTTTTGTTTGAGTAATCTCTGCATTTTTACAAacactgaattttatttgcaacgtGGTATTTAACATGGCCCAGTAAAAATTGCCtcagtgaatttttaaatcaacccaaagtataattttcaacttcaacacggaaaataaaagagcatGTAGTAagtttgtatttgtaaatatgcgaGCTAAGAATTAAGTTATCAACGCACATGGTGTCtaacttcaattttaaaatttttggcgggaaatcgGGAGCGGGAAAAATCGGGAAATAAGAatcgggagcgggaattcccgggaaaaatatttggtaaggGCACCAGGAAATTCCGGTaacaggaaacattttttcgggaGCGGGACTCccagggagaaaaatttgctcccgAAGAACGCACTACACTCTACTAATCTTTTATTTGCGTAAAACGCAGCAGCTAGCGTTCCCCATTGTCGATTACAGTCGCGAGAGGACGAAAATCTCGCGCAGCAAGTCATTATtgagcaaataatgaaaaacgcGGTGCGGCCGTTGATGCGAATTCAAAGGCCGGCGATGCTTTGAAGAGCAAATAATCGATGGACTTTTGCTCATCGTGGGAGTGAGGCGCCACATTTTCGGGCGAGTGCACACCTTTTGAATCGACACTCTTCAGAAATGTCGTGCTTTAATTGCGTTCGCCTTGAAAACTCGGCAGATTTTTCGaaacaaacgcgcgcgcgtgctttgtgtgtgtgcctaTAGAGAAAAGAGAGCTGACCGCGGGATGATTTAGAGCAAGagttcaaacaaaaaacgTCGTCGCGCGATATAGATGTGTGGGAGGAATGACGGTGCATTTGCATTGGCGGGTTACGCAAAAGGTTCGGCTAACGCGGAAAGTGCAGTGAAATTGAGAGTAAAACATATCGAGCAGTCGTTTCGCAATGAATTATAAGGTGTTTGGAGAGGAGACGCGCGCTGCCTTTGTTTCAGTAGCAGTTTAttgtacttttttatttataaaaaagaataatacatataaaatgGGCTGGTGTTTCTCGCTTTGCCATTAAAGGTCGTGACCGGCGATAACAATCGACTCTCAAGAGTGCTAAGCTCCGTGTCGTGAATCACGGCTCAAATTGCCAATAATGCAGCTGAATTGAGTGTACATACCTAATAATGATGCTTGTAGTTTCtaaaaaagagagaattcATCGAAGTATTTAAGCTCcataacattaatttaataatgcatAGTATTTATATGCCATTAAAATGGGATAATATGTATGATCATTTGAAATACTAGCAAAGGCTATCTAATACCCAAAATAGTCTGTACTAGTCGAGGGTTCTggaatttaaagtatttttaattttcatacaaattGGTCATTTCATCATTTTCGCGTTTGCACAAGCTGTTTTGGATACTTACAGATATtccagattttattatttctaaacatttttacgTATACCTTCCCTCGTTGATGCgatcatttcaatttattttttggtttatgaaaataatgttattatgTATTTCGTATATATGTTGTTGGTGTTACATTGATCTTAAAAGTGTTGTGCATAGTCTTtaatatatgatatttttaataaaactatatCAAAGAAATCTCCTTGTCTCCTTTGAAActaataaaagattttaagtGTTTGTAAATTCGgcaaattcatatttcccTAAATGAGACATAACTattttatattacaatttattctTCCTACAAGTCTGTTACAGTATGAAAAATAGCACGACTTCAAAGTACACAGGGAAGAATGGGCTGCAGACACTACTGTCATACCTATTTTCGTTTCTTTTTCTCTGGCTGAACggacataaaaaatataatgtttatAGTTGCCAATGTCaagatgacaattttttcttgacgacaggtgaaaattaatattctgctgtaaaatttgtcataatttaattgaaattacgAGTAGGCGTTCTTACTAATCAATACAAaccttataaaaattaaaaaaataccataatttttactcaatataATAAACCATCATTAccataatttttacataatatttacAGGAATTAATCTACTTTCGATGAAAACTTCAAAGCAAAATAGTTTGTGTTGCTTAGAATGCCTTCTatcgtaaattaaaatattttgattgagttgcttaatattaattacaaattcaattttaatcttctttCCCTCCGATTTAGATTTCTTTACATAAAGCCTATGTAGGAATTAAAATAcgatgtaataaataaattatgttgtaaattttggttGCTGCATGctgcaaaaatcattttttttcgaaatataTTATAGGTGAACTAAATAGGTGAACTAAACTTTGtccccaaaaaaataataattttttgaaaaaccgaagcaaattatttaaacgttTTGCATTTAGAGCTAAACAGGTAACTTCTACTGTTTCCTGTGTTAAGGCAATTTTTCTAGTGAAATAATACAGCAGGCTataatagtttttaataaattcctcCTCAATTAACACATTGGTTTagaggaattattttttcaggtgTTTCGCTACTTCTGTTCGCCCAGCAATActgtagaaataattattattctttctcatttatttattaaaaaaatattttttgcgtaaTCAActattgcaaaataatgaaCAAGTAAATACATAATAGTAGACAAAATTGCTATTGTGATCGAAAATAAAAGGATAAAAGAGTAGAGAAAGAGAACATCTCTTTTCATTTAAGGATCAAAGTTAAATAATGTCTGCTTTATGAAAGAGTGCGGCAACGGCGGCAACCTGCAATGCACCTGAGTGTGCAGGTGTTGCTTACAAGCTGCCTTCTAGCACCctgttagaaaatttttttaagagcgTTATTGTATAAGGAAGCAAGAAAcatattattgaattattgttggaatatatttttaagattttaaatctACGACGGTACAAGAAATGatatcaaaagaataaaagtcGCGGGCATTTCCGAGTCTCGATTTTAGCCAATGCCTCTCGTCGCCAATCTGATTTCTAGTGCCAATGTACTTCTCAAACCTGCCACCTATGGCGCCAGCTACTCTCaagtttgttttcaaaaatttgtcattAAAGTGGGCGTGTTTGGTGCTCATTAGTAATTAGGATCGCGTGAATTATAATTTCTCCGGGCGCCTTTTCTCTTAAGGTGCAAGCGGACGTGAGGGCTAAAGACTGGACGAACGTGCGGCAGGCAGGCCGAGAGGAGAACATGTCGGCTCGCCCTGAGCAGCAGCGAAACATGGACTCTGAGGTCGGCAAGCTGCAGCAGCACCTGACCCTTCTTAAGAAGGAGTATGTCAAACTGCAAGGACACTGCGCCGAACTGGAGAAAAAGCTGGCCCTGTTTTCGGCGCATGACTCGTCGGCCGACACCTTCGCTAGCCGAATCGTCGCTGCTGTCGGCTCCCTTTTCAAACAAGAACAGTACAGGTGCAAATCagccaaattttcaaacacttGAAACCTTTGCTCAAATTCGTTAGTGTAtctacattatttattttattttcttaactaattaatatgtatttatccATCAATTTAGTTAGCCGAGTACTTTGATATATTTGTTAcagtttttgtcaaaaatgtaatatttatgtgCACACtcatatattaatattttgtttcagtgaCCTGAAAATCCTTTTGTCAAATGCTGAGATGGTATCCGCGCATAAATTGGTCCTCAAGGCCAGGAGCAATCAGTGGGGTGTGGAGAACTTGGATACGGCTACCTCActaggtaaaaataaaagtactATCCAGGGAtctcaaaagtgaaaattttctcagaaCTATTCATtctatatatttcaatttttctttaaaacaccTGCAAATTTTCCTGGCGATGAGTTGGTTTTATCAATCACGTATAGAAAGAGATTGGCCAaatctaattattaaaagttttaaactcAAATGGAATACACCCTCACTTATCAACATAggtattacaataattattgtttgacTCATAAATGCTCTGGAATTCAATTGACCTCTTAAGGATGTCTTTATTTGCAAGAAGATCAGAAATGAAAGCTGTTTGCTAACTATGGTCAGCTTAACGCGCTTTCAAAAATCGATCCAATTTGTTGGCGTGTTCATTGATtggatttataaatattaatttagggCATCCTCAtcgtttgcaattttaatgcaaGTGTTCGATTTAGACGTCAGTTCCGCAGCATTTCcgtgtatatttaaaatacacatGCATAAACGCATGAGGTGCTGCAATTGCTTTTATTCTGCTAAGTGCACAACTGcacaagaataaaatttctttctatTATATATGCCTCTAAGGTAGAATATCAAAGAAAAGAAGTTTTGTCTTAAATGTAGAAATCATAATGAAAAAAGTACCTGACGCTAAGGTTACGACTACCAAgtcgaataatttttaatcaattaagaCGAACTGCTTCTAAACTAgctttttgtgattaaaaatagcCTGAGTTAAGACCGAAAGATGAAGTTAATTTGATAATTGTATTTGAGATTTGAGAAGGTACAGAAATTAGGATAATGTGAAAATGAGTGGAGATATCGTTTTCTTTTACTGTTTGTTTGTTCGTTTCAACAAAGCAAACAAGTTACGTTACATCCTCTGTAATTAGTAAAGATCCTCCTTACAATATCATATTCTAATCTCACTGTTCTTGAACACAGTAGTGTCAATCTAGGTATTAATGGGTTTCTTACTTGAATTCTTAGACATGTCTTAATACAAATTGAGAAGAAGTCTAGCTGACGAGGcataatattaagaaaaattattcaaattttttcttgctcaatttattttgaaactattttagATAACAGAATATAATCTAGATGATGAAGCTATAAGCAATTGCGAATACAAAGTAAAATAAGGCAATGTAAAGTGATCAACTTTAGAATTGGTAATTTTCAGATTGGAGTGCTGACGACGCGGAAGTGATGAATTTCATGTTGTTGTGGGTTTACACTGGTGAAGCGAACTTGGACTCAATTAAAGACCCGTTCTGCCTTGAACTGATGAAAGTTGCATTTCGTTTTGGTCTCTCCGAATTGGCAAAAAGGTGAGCAGCAAACAACAGCGCAGTTTGACGttgtttattattcttttgCGTCACTACTTCAAGGCTTCACAGATTTTTGAGACAGTAAAAAACAGGTGCCAACAAAATGATTATATTCGGTGTCATTGTCAGAGGTGTCCGCCGCTCAGGACAtggaaatgaagaaaaatatgcaGCGACGAAAGTGCTATGCTCAATTTAAATGTTGAGTAACGTAGAAATAtagcttgaaatttatttcacctgGTCTCAAGGACAGAAAGCCAGAAATTCGAATATAACGGtactatatattttcaaatatttgcatcaGATGTGAACAACGACTTTTGCTGACTGTTGGCGTCACAAACTGTGTTCGATTGTACACAACTGCAGAAGAAATTGGCGCCAAAATCCTCCAAGAGCACTGTTCTCAACTAATATCAGCGCATTGGGTACtacaataaaaagttaaaatgtcCGCGGAATAAATGAATATGAACACAGGACGAATTCACCAGCGAAGATTTCGCTCACATGACGGCTCCACTGCTTTACTCGATGCTCAAGTCGAAGACTCGGTTTCCGCTGCATTCGGCGATCCGCTTATCAAGGGAGGATGTTGTCTTCCTGTTTCTAGTAGAGCACAGCAATGAGGTAAGAAGATCTCTGCATTGTTGTTATCGCATGAGTGCTTTTCCAAgggtttaataatttgattataatttcatgatagcagttttaaaattaggattGAAACGCCGTAATCATAagcttttgcaaattaatttaaacttgctTATATAATgcgtcaaattttttatttaaaccgtttaacatgttttttttaacagacTATTTTACTTCTTGTCAGcaatctgaaatttcaaacatatccaaagctattttttgtaattgtttgCTAATTTATTCACATTCATACATATAAATTGTTcaaacaagcattttttctCCCAACTCAACGTTCATTTTGGCGATGAAGGCATTTTAATAGTGTGAATATTCGCACCTGGAGCAGAGTTCATAGTGAAATGATAAATAACCAAGTTTACGTCTTCTCGAACAGCTGATCTGTTTTCTGAAAACATTGCAGTAATTATAAAGCCATTAAAAATCACAGGAACTAGGCAAAGAAATGACTAAAAGAAATTGCATGGAtgcgcgaaacaaaaaaatgagttgACATTATCATGTGTTACTATCCTTTTATAACTTGCGATTAATTggattattatattattttgcccTAACTAGGCCTTGATATATTGCCTActcattaaatattataattatcagtCTGGTAAGAATCTCAATGATTTACcgaatttaaaagcaatttttccatcAGATGTGTAGACGTTCAAGATATTGGAAGAAATAATACCAAAGAAAATCTAGCACAATTGGCAAATTGTGGACCTTGCTATGGCATCTTACATCAATTGccactttcaaaattaaaaatggtcaatttttgtcaaatatgtattatgaGTGTGGTATGAAGAGTCTCCTTGATGAGACGAATTGATCGAcgtgccattttttatttaaacttgatCTTGACTTTTGTTAAGCTTTTTGACATTATATAATATGAGGTAATGTGGCTCATATTGCCACAagataaaaacatttgaaaaaaatttatttttaaattagaaaaatttgaaccataaatgaatattaataattttttgaattttactaattCTTCGAGTGAttcgtttcatatttttctataaatatttgaaatgataaaaaattgtaattaaataaatgaaaagaattcaGTTGACATTAATCCTCTGTGTCAATAAAGCTGTTGATTTTTCGGTATTTGTATACAAATATCCTGCTCAACTAGTTTTGGCTGCGTGTTCTATTTACCTTCCTGTCCCCGTCTATGGGTTGATCATGACTGAATTTTTGAAAGCCTTAAAACGGTCTGCTTTTGCCGACCCCCCACTGGCCGCCCCTCCCTGCGTGCTTTCTGTTTCATTTCCCTTTGCTTTTTCTCACACTTTCAGTAACACATAAGTTATTCTATAAATCTTCTTGCCGTGATTTTACAATGActtgttttaaattccatAGTGTAAAGGGAGTTGCAATACAATTCatagtttgtttttcaaatataatgttgatttaaaattatgttatcaaaatttatgtaacAAACTCGAATTGCAACTCGTGTATGTACCAATTTATCTCATGAGTTTGGGCTACAAACAGCAGCCGAAACAAGTTAAGCAGAACATTCCTGatgaaatacggaaaaataaacagcttgaTATTCAACGAGGATGCCGTAGTTTATTTCAAGTGAAAACTATGACGATCTCGTACCCGAACTCCTCTGCCTTTATTGACATCTatcaacaagaaaattaactcgCTTTGAAAAACTgtgcaagttttaaatttacattaaaactGCATGATATTATATAGACCCAAAGTGACCttatggaaaaaatcaagtagTTTCTTGGAATGTCAAAACTGACCTATCAATCGATTCGCGCATCAATTCAAATCTAAATATATACCAAAAATCATCACGATTAtacattgaatttcaaaattgatttctaatGTTTAGTGACCTCCATGACTCAATAAcaacagtaaataaattatatcgaTAAGTGATTCACGAATATACCACAATATTATAGAtgtttgatgcaaaaaatacatttaaatttggaaggTCTTatagtgaaattaaattaaattgaataaaccTTCATCTACTTCATGTCTTAGTTGATGAAATGGTGCCACATAGAATTCTAAAATACTTGAATAATGCCTTTTATCAGgggaatataaattattttttaaatattaattttactctctCTTATCAAGAGCTTTTTTACAGTATATTACTCtactttaaattacaattcaatttaaactttaaaaaaatcggtgATGAAATTACAAGTGAGTATTACTTTTGCAATGATTTGCCACAGCTTgttttgaaattccattttaatgtatgatttcttttaattaagcacaattgcaaatatttatctattttaaaactttattgaGCGTATCAAGGGATACCAATCGCGAAATGCGCACATTTTGCTTATACACTAGACAAGAAGACATTCATTGGCTCTGATCACGAGCGTCACACAAACATGtagtaacaaaatatataacttAGTTAAAATGATCAGTAGTAGTAGTTCCGGCGCCGGTCGACGCTCGATGGATATAAGCAGTTAAACGTCTATATCGTCACAGCCACTTGAACATGTCCACTGCCATGCGAGAGTGAGTTCGGTTGTTGCACTGCTATCGCAGGCTTCGAATGTACTTCATTGCGTTGAAGACAAAAATCACGGCCATCGCGTCGGTGTGCGCCGCTGACGTGGCGTCGTGCGTCGACTTGCCCGAGTTGCACAAGTTCTTGCTGCAGTAGCAGTACTCGGTCGGGTTGGTTTTGATCGGGTGATCCGGGTGCTGGATCACGCAGCCCTCCTCGTACGCGTCCTTTTCCACCTTGGTGCGCCGCTGCCACTTGTTGTCCACCAACACCTGGTATGGCGCCGCCTGGGGCGCGCACTCGCGCTGAACCACAGTCGTCACTGAACCTGAAATCAAACCGTTTCGATTGTTAGTAAGCTGTTTGGCAAACTGCGCCTGTCGGTGTGGAATTTGGGCGTGCGAGCGTGAAAGTCGTGTTTTCCTTTGTGCTTTTGTCTCGTCGGAATCGTTGTTGAGTGTCTGATTGTAAATCGGTCGATTTTAAAGAGCACCTTATTATCTT
It encodes:
- the LOC135937304 gene encoding uncharacterized protein LOC135937304 isoform X1; protein product: MSATRFSQIATCIALTVVLGSTLTDAIKCYHCSVKPALQKDTKEMKPACQRFTPTSKYITECGNSTYCMKKSYNYILSNGSVTTVVQRECAPQAAPYQVLVDNKWQRRTKVEKDAYEEGCVIQHPDHPIKTNPTEYCYCSKNLCNSGKSTHDATSAAHTDAMAVIFVFNAMKYIRSLR
- the LOC135937304 gene encoding uncharacterized protein LOC135937304 isoform X2; the encoded protein is MWAKMVLGSTLTDAIKCYHCSVKPALQKDTKEMKPACQRFTPTSKYITECGNSTYCMKKSYNYILSNGSVTTVVQRECAPQAAPYQVLVDNKWQRRTKVEKDAYEEGCVIQHPDHPIKTNPTEYCYCSKNLCNSGKSTHDATSAAHTDAMAVIFVFNAMKYIRSLR